The following proteins are co-located in the Colletotrichum lupini chromosome 4, complete sequence genome:
- a CDS encoding amidohydrolase: MPSISLAAAVAAFVALADASSVLLRGGTIIGFDESSNSLNVIRNGSLLITDDRITSIYTSDQPLPQSSNDTEVIDVTNKIITPGFVDTHRHGWQTAFRTIASNTSLAEYFTRYGEYAAAGLLSADDVYIGQLAGLYEALNAGVTTTLDHAHHTWSDETSEAGLKGSIDSGARVFWSYAFHNVTNFTISEQLENFRSIATKAEFDGTPTTLGVACDFFGTDGVLADITAVVDLAKEFNVSVITTHSLQGPWGNTNSPEDVHAIGALNTSIPVVFSHASFLTYKGASLLRSTNQYISITPESEMHYGHTHPHSHLIQDQGSLGVDTHFTFSTDILTQARLWLQSTRRLLYQQVLANWRVPTSTPMTVNQAFLLATRNGGLALRRPDLGVITEGAKADVVVWNGESPALLGWVDPVAAVILHASVADVEHVLVDGKFVKKDHKLVVPDYEDVKTRFLDSARKIQQTWRDIPFSALEGEFSSSEAPYEAPLSVDVLPGGESGYGTTFV; the protein is encoded by the exons ATGCCTTCCATCAGCCTAGCAGCGGCCGTCGCCGCGTTCGTCGCCCTCGCGGATGCGTCTTCAGTACTTCTTCGTGGTGGTACGATTATTGGCTTCGACGAGTCAAGCAATTCACTGAACGTCATCCGCAACGGCTCTCTTCTCATCACGGACGACCGCATCACTTCCATCTACACTTCAGATCAGCCCTTGCCGCAATCATCCAACGACACGGAAGTCATCGATGTCACGAACAAGATCATCACACCGGGCTTCGTTGACACCCACCGCCACGGTTGGCAAACAGCTTTCAGGACCATCGCCTCGAATACTTCGCTCGCGGAGTACTTCACGCGCTACGGCGAGTACGCTGCCGCTGGCCTCTTGAGTGCCGACGATGTCTACATTGGCCAGCTCGCGGGTCTCTACGAGGCCCTCAATGCCGGTGTCACGACGACGCTTGATCACGCCCATCACACTTGGTCTGATGAAACTTCGGAGGCAGGGTTGAAGGGCAGCATTGACAGCGGCGCGAGAGTCTTCTGGTCGTACGCCTTTCACAACGTCACTAACTTTACCATCTCGGAGCAGCTGGAAAACTTTAGAAGCATAGCGACCAAAGCCGAGTTTGACGGTACTCCTACCACCTTGGGAGTGGCGTGCGACTTTTTTGGGACCGACGGTGTTCTCGCGGATATTACTGCAGTTGTCGATCTTGCTAA AGAGTTCAACGTCTCAGTGATTACAACGCATAGTCTGCAGGGCCCTTGGGGAA ACACCAACAGTCCAGAGGATGTCCATGCTATCGGAGCACTCAATACCAGCATTCCGGTCGTCTTTTCGCACGCGTCATTCCTGACCTACAAGGGCGCATCACTCCTCCGCTCCACCAACCAGTATATCTCAATCACGCCAGAATCGGAGATGCATTACGGTCACACACATCCTCACAGCCACCTGATCCAAGATCAAGGCTCCCTCGGTGTTGACACTCACTTCACTTTCTCAACCGATATCCTTACGCAAGCCCGCCTATGGCTTCAGAGCACCCGCCGCCTACTCTATCAGCAAGTCCTCGCAAACTGGCGCGTACCTACCAGCACGCCGATGACTGTCAATCAAGCCTTTCTCCTCGCTACAAGGAACGGGGGACTTGCTCTTCGCCGCCCGGATCTGGGCGTCATAACCGAAGGCGCCAAAGCCGACGTGGTTGTCTGGAATGGCGAGAGTCCCGCCCTCCTCGGCTGGGTTGACCCTGTCGCTGCTGTAATTCTACACGCTAGCGTCGCCGATGTCGAGCACGTCCTGGTGGACGGCAAATTTGTCAAGAAAGACCATAAGCTAGTGGTGCCTGACTATGAGGACGTCAAGACGCGGTTCCTGGACAGCGCAAGGAAGATCCAGCAGACTTGGAGGGATATCCCATTCTCAGCTCTCGAGGGAGAGTTTAGCAGCTCGGAAGCTCCCTATGAAGCTCCTCTATCGGTCGATGTTCTGCCCGGAGGTGAAAGTGGATACGGTACCACGTTTGTTTGA
- a CDS encoding Rieske domain-containing protein: MPPNCGLKVAEVIKHEDARGDRIGDAVPIVFRLLNDMLRFLGFSSASNDAKPEPSRSLPASWYRSPELHQLERRAIISRKWILVTHSLRFKQAGEFVSFVYADFPFFLVQDRDGNINGFHNVCRHRAYPVVEKKSGKASILSCKYHGWSYGFKGNLAKAPRFDTVTGFDKSQNGLLPIHVRVDPAGFIWVNLQAGEPDVKWEDEFGGVYQKPRMQNFDFAGGYNYDHVWDMELEANWKAVIENYNECYHCPTSHPLIAGVSDLTKYQVKPSGGCLEHEIINKKAQDEEDEFRRSITFFYPSTSVTITQNFFYIQRMIPISATKTRIENEVYRSHDSTDAEFAAINAFYKQVLEEDRELCIGAQENLSAGVFISGELHPEKERGPIHFQNTVREEVMKHRQRELEQGGREIWPATPNLLGQTGTGKLNEDEAFCSELEKANCGGREELACIWVSTLSNEIAIQFSTTAFLSSV, encoded by the exons ATGCCTCCGAATTGCGGTCTTAAAGTAGCAGAGGTCATCAAACATGAAGACGCGAGGGGAGACAGGATTGGAGATGCAGTACCCATAGTTTTCAGACT CCTCAACGACATGTTGCGTTTCCTTGGATTCTCTTCGGCAAGTAACGACGCCAAGCCAGAGCCTTCACGAAGTCTTCCAGCTTCGTGGTACAGGTCTCCAGAACTGCATCAGCTCGAGAGAAGAGCAATTATATCAAGAAAGTGGATCCTGGTGACACATTCGCTACGCTTCAAACAAGCGGGCGAGTTTGTCTCCTTCGTCTACGCCGACTTCCCTTTCTTCCTCGTCCAAGACCGCGATGGCAATATCAACGGCTTTCACAATGTGTGCCGCCACCGAGCATATCCTGTCGTCGAGAAGAAGTCTGGCAAGGCGAGCATACTAAGCTGCAAGTACCACGGCTGGTCATACGGGTTCAAGGGCAATCTTGCCAAAGCGCCGAGATTCGATACGGTAACCGGCTTCGACAAGAGCCAAAATGGCCTTCTCCCAATCCACGTTCGCGTGGATCCCGCTGGCTTCATTTGGGTGAACCTCCAAGCAGGCGAACCAGACGTCAAGTGGGAAGACGAGTTTGGCGGTGTTTACCAGAAGCCGCGTATGCAAAACTTTGACTTTGCAGGAGGCTACAATTATGACCACGTCTGGGATATGGAGCTGGAGGCCAACTGGAAGGCCGTCATTGAGAATTACAACGAGTGCTACCATTGCCCAACATCACACCCCTTGATTGCGGGAGTGTCGGACTTGACGAAATATCAAGTAAAGCCAAGTGGAGGTTGCTTGGAGCACGAGATCATCAACAAGAAGGCTCAAGATGAGGAAGACGAGTTTCGACGCTCGATcacctttttttacccctcaACTTCAGTGACGATCAC TCAGAACTTTTTCTACATCCAGCGAATGATTCCAATCAGCGCAACCAAAACCCGAATCGAGAACGAGGTGTATCGCTCTCACGATTCCACCGATGCCGAGTTCGCCGCCATCAATGCGTTCTACAAGCAGGTGCTAGAGGAAGACCGAGAGTTGTGCATTGGCGCACAGGAAAACCTCAGTGCTGGCGTCTTCATTAGCGGCGAGCTTCATCCAGAAAAAGAGAGG GGCCCGATTCATTTTCAAAACACGGTTCGAGAGGAGGTGATGAAGCACCGGCAAAGGGAGTTGGAGCAAGGAGGCCGAGAAATCTGGCCAGCCACGCCCAACCTACTCGGCCAGACGGGCACAGGGAAACTGAATGAAGACGAGGCTTTCTGCTCGGAACTCGAGAAAGCCAACTGTGGTGGCCGAGAGGAACTAGCCTG CATCTGGGTTTCTACCCTTTCAAACGAAATTGCAATCCAGTTCTCTACGACAGCATTCCTTTCCTCTGTCTAG
- a CDS encoding 2OG-Fe(II)oxygenase superfamily protein: MAALEIPIIDFSGFYSEDPLQKQKVVDQVRDSCLYNGFFQIVGHSVPLVQQKAAMSGAKKFFAMPLEEKQKVAKENTTWNRGYEMLRSQILEEGTQPELKEGFYIGAEIPEDHPYFINKKLNSGPNQWPEGLGSDLQSFRDSSMEYYSSALKLASDLMRVIALSLDLEETYFSKFMDGAVATMRLLHYPSQPKDADEKLTRGIGAHTDFGAITMLLQDEVDGLQVWDKKNETWIDVPPTEGAFVVNLGNLMARWTNELYKSNIHRVINKSGQERYSIPVFVSGNPDYLVECIPTCKSATQPAKFGPVTVEQAVSASYAESYGRAQLYKQGLEQATANKVKAQEAQPAQIAVA, encoded by the exons ATGGCAGCGCTCGAAATTCCAATCATTGACTTCTCTG GTTTCTACTCTGAAGACCCTCTTCAGAAACAAAAGGTCGTAGACCAAGTGCGTGACAGCTGCCTGTACAATGGCTTCTTCCAGATAGTTGGCCACTCCGTGCCTCTGGTGCAGCAGAAGGCTGCCATGAGCGGTGCCAAGAAGTTCTTTGCTATGCCTCTCGAAGAAAAGCAAAAGGTCGCTAAGGAGAACACGACATGGAACCGCGGCTACGAGATGTTGAGATCACAGATCCTTGAGGAGGGAACTCAACCAGAACTCAAGGAAGGCTTCTACATTGGTGCCGAGATCCCTGAGGACCACCCTTACTTCATCAACAAGAAGCTCAACAGTGGACCAAACCAGTGGCCCGAGGGTCTGGGTAGCGACTTGCAGAGCTTCAGGGATTCCTCAATGGAGTACTACTCTTCGGCTCTCAAACTTGCTTCGGATCTCATGCGGGTCATTGCACTATCATTGGACCTGGAGGAGACCTACTTTTCCAAGTTCATGGATGGAGCTGTAGCGACAATGAGACTTCTGCACTACCCGTCTCAACCCAAGGATGCGGACGAGAAGTTGACTCGCGGAATCGGTGCCCACACTGACTTCGGAGCCATTACCATGCTGCTTCAGGATGAGGTCGACGGCCTGCAGGTATGGGACAAGAAGAACGAGACATGGATCGAC GTCCCACCAACGGAAGGTGCCTTTGTTGTAAACTTGGGCAATCTCATGGCAAGATGGACCAACGAGTTGTACAAGAGCAACATTCACAGGGTCATCAACAAGTCTGGCCAGGAGCGCTACTCAATCCCCGTTTTCGTTTCTGGCAACCCAGACTACCTGGTTGAATGCATCCCCACTTGCAAGTCAGCGACGCAGCCAGCCAAATTTGGACCGGTCACGGTTGAGCAAGCAGTCTCTGCTTCGTATGCAGAGTCGTATGGAAGGGCACAACTGTACAAACAGGGTCTGGAGCAAGCCACGGCTAACAAGGTAAAGGCTCAGGAAGCTCAACCAGCGCAAATCGCTGTTGCATGA
- a CDS encoding acyltransferase gives MENMKLEDPEAAHPMLKQPLERVRDWFSGVRAGESHYGLLQGNEAGSSTDLPMAESSGRSSPFSRLSTSWRPMSPKAFFWVLVPSYIARIFGHATENSIIPAPNKTSYLNGLRGIASLIVALQHTIDGDYPLIHRAWGDSEESVYVVQLPFIRLIHSGVFMVSVFFVISGFALTYGPLSKSYAAQSAPGGQGPNPISSFPSSIFRRPFRLFLPTIPIIAVSTALVPFSAFYALNSTEPMGPVADGFWSHVYYVWTTLITIITSGSANTVMPQGWTLAAEYQGSLLVFLACMAFIRMSPMVRLPATVLLLIYSFNLQRATNCLFIAGMFIADFRLFRAKLPDLPKMVRTAVTVTSWLLLVPIIFLGCWPMHGDATQAPIYSWFAGFNTFGFGVHPFFQGTCAVALVLVLENLPVLQRVLNTKPVLYLGEVSFSFYLVHWGCGKNFLSYGLKLKMLAAGYSLIVSWSTLFVIAMLSIIVLGDLHWRLVDQKSVTFSHWLAKRLGVS, from the exons ATGGAGAACATGAAGCTTGAGGATCCGGAGGCGGCCCATCCAATGCTCAAGCAACCGCTTGAAAGGGTACGGGATTGGTTTTCCGGAGTCCGGGCTGGGGAATCGCATTACGGCTTGCTTCAAGGCAATGAAGCGGGCTCATCGACAGACCTGCCGATGGCAGAATCATCAGGGAGGTCATCGCCCTTTTCAAGACTTTCGACCAGCTGGCGCCCTATGAGTCCAAAGGCCTTCTTCTGGGTACTGGTGCCATCTTACATCGCTCGCATTTTTGGCCACGCCACGGAGAACTCGATAATCCCAGCTCCGAACAAAACATCCTATCTTAATGGTCTTCGCGGCATCGCGTCACTTATCGTGGCCCTTCAACACACGATAGATGGAGAT TATCCGCTCATTCACCGCGCATGGGGCGATAGCGAAGAAAGTGTCTACGTGGTCCAGCTCCCGTTCATCCGCCTCATACATAGCGGAGTCTTCATGGTATCGGTTTTCTTCGTCATCAGCGGCTTTGCTCTCACGTATGGGCCCTTGAGCAAGTCTTACGCAGCCCAAAGCGCGCCAGGCGGACAAGGCCCAAACCCCATCAGCTCTTTTCCATCTAGCATCTTCCGGCGTCCGTTCCGACTCTTCCTCCCGACTATACCTATCATCGCGGTCTCTACCGCTTTGGTTCCCTTCAGTGCATTTTATGCCCTCAACAGCACCGAACCTATGGGGCCTGTTGCCGATGGCTTCTGGAGCCATGTATACTACGTCTGGACCACGTTGATAACCATCATCACCTCCGGCTCGGCCAATACTGTCATGCCCCAGGGCTGGACTCTGGCAGCCGAGTACCAAGGATCGCTGCTTGTGTTCCTGGCTTGTATGGCTTTCATTAGAATGTCACCTATGGTGCGATTGCCAGCCACTGTCCTACTTCTCATCTACTCCTTCAACCTTCAGAGAGCAACGAACTGTCTGTTTATCGCGGGAATGTTCATCGCCGATTTCCGACTTTTCCGGGCGAAGCTGCCAGACTTACCAAAAATGGTTCGTACGGCCGTCACCGTCACATCATGGCTGCTGCTTGTGCCCATTATCTTCTTGGGCTGCTGGCCGATGCATGGCGACGCTACCCAAGCCCCTATTTATTCGTGGTTTGCTGGCTTCAACACGTTTGGCTTCGGTGTGCATCCATTCTTCCAAGGCACATGTGCCGTAGCTCTGGTACTAGTATTGGAGAACCTGCCTGTCTTACAGCGTGTTCTCAATACGAAGCCGGTACTGTACCTGGGAGAAGTTAGTTTCAGTTTCTACTTGGTGCATTGGGGCTGCGGTAAGAATTTCCTCAGTTATGGTCTGAAGCTCAAGATGTTGGCAGCCGGGTACAGCTTGATCGTTTCGTGGAGCACGCTTTTCGTTATCGCCATGCTGTCGATCATAGTGCTCGGGGATCTTCACTGGCGGCTTGTTGATCAGAAATCCGTGACCTTTTCACATTGGCTAGCCAAGAGACTTGGTGTATCGTAG